The genomic DNA tggcagcatgtgttcctcctttaacaggaccatttgacccacactcagattgttgctcgagtccttcttccatttgtgtcgtaactgcaaagaatgtaaatattccgccgaccaacgtttccaaaatgctgctgtggtcaattgtatctgaa from Arctopsyche grandis isolate Sample6627 chromosome 1, ASM5162203v2, whole genome shotgun sequence includes the following:
- the LOC143916338 gene encoding uncharacterized protein LOC143916338 isoform X2 encodes the protein MGHRGNPKLSERSHKHRKGYSNTIDHSSILETLVGGIFTFFAVTTQMEEGLEQQSECGSNGPVKGGTHAANPMGLGSSH
- the LOC143916338 gene encoding uncharacterized protein LOC143916338 isoform X3, producing MGHRDTIDHSSILETLVGGIFTFFAVTTQMEEGLEQQSECGSNGPVKGGTHAANPMGLGSSH